In one Gossypium hirsutum isolate 1008001.06 chromosome D09, Gossypium_hirsutum_v2.1, whole genome shotgun sequence genomic region, the following are encoded:
- the LOC107892242 gene encoding ras-related protein RABB1b — protein sequence MSYDYIFKYIIIGDTGVGKSCLLLQFTDKRFQPVHDLTIGVEFGARMVTIDGRPIKLQIWDTAGQESFRSITRSYYRGAAGALLVYDITRRETFNHLASWLEDARQHANPNMTIMLIGNKCDLSHRRAVSKEEGEQFAKENGLLFLEASARTAQNVEEAFVKTAAKILQNIQEGVFDASNESSGIKIGYGRAQGPSGARDGAVAQSGGCCG from the exons atgtcTTACGATTATATTTTCAAGTACATCATCATCGGTGACACTG GCGTGGGAAAATCATGTTTGCTCTTGCAGTTTACTGACAAGAGATTCCAACCGGTTCATGATCTAACCATCGGTGTTGAATTCGGTGCTCGGATGGTCACCATTGATGGCAGACCCATCAAGCTTCAAATCTGGGATACT GCTGGGCAAGAATCCTTCAGGTCCATCACCAGATCTTACTATAGAGGAGCAGCCGGAGCTCTTCTGGTCTACGATATAACCAG GAGAGAGACATTTAATCATCTAGCGAGCTGGTTGGAAGATGCTCGTCAGCATGCAAATCCCAACATGACAATCATGCTAATCGGAAACAAGTGCGATCTTTCTCACCGGAGAGCTGTTAGCAAAGAAGAGGGTGAACAGTTTGCAAAGGAAAATGGGCTTTTATTCTTGGAAGCATCTGCGAGAACAGCTCAAAATGTCGAGGAG GCCTTCGTAAAGACTGCCGCAAAGATCCTTCAGAACATTCAGGAAGGAGTCTTCGATGCATCCAATGAG TCATCTGGCATCAAGATCGGCTATGGGCGTGCCCAAGGTCCATCAGGTGCAAGAGATGGAGCCGTTGCACAGAGTGGTGGTTGTTGTGGTTAA